In one window of Deltaproteobacteria bacterium DNA:
- the recC gene encoding exodeoxyribonuclease V subunit gamma translates to MAFLRLYTGNRLEILVEALADVLRKPLSSPLAKEIIVVQSKGMERWVSMELARRHGVCANCSFPFPNRFVYDISRRVVPSLPERSPFDPRVMRWKIMKLLPSCITRDGFESLRSYLEGGREDLKRFQLSVQIADMFDQYLLFRPEMILGWEKGREDHWQAVLWRELAKGEEDRHRAAIGEALFSALERPSLEIEGLPERVSVFGISALPRFHMQVFAAISRFSEVNLFLMNPCGEYWGDILSDREMRKNTGRQAGRGLSRDDLHLERGNGLLASMGRQGRDFFDLVTGFDCDEIRAFVDPGEGDLLSCIQSDILNLRDRNGAREGKKRIAESDRSIQIHSCHSPMREIEVLHDSLLDLFEKDPTLMPRDILVMTPDIESYAPYIQAVFDRRRDDPRWIPFSIADRSIRKESGIVETFLAILELWGGRFGVSQVLALLETQAVQRRFGLSERDLDLILRWVDETRIRWGIDGKSRSELGLPEFQENTWRAGLDRLLLGYAMPGGEEKMFRGVLPYDHVEGSETSVLGAFVHFAEELFSHTRSLGRPQTLDEWAVTLREVLDAFFQPDDEAEREVQAIRAALAELSAMGGVFDQEIGINVIKWHLETQLQGEGFGFGFITGRTTFCAMLPMRSIPFRVICLVGMNGDAYPRQSRPLGFDLMAKDPRPGDRSLRDEDRYLFLEAILSARERLYISYVGQSIQDNSLRPPSVLVSELVDYVEQGFEIPGKTMVDHLVTKHRLQAFSPEYFKKDGRLFSYSKESLQAARALQEAGEAVPFISKGLAEPEEEWKTLEVGDLCGFLANPARFLLNRRLGVYLEQEAQVLAERESFELKGLERYLLEQDLVERGFAGRDLGDFLQPVKASGRLPHGTAGECLYERLSQGVQAFVEKTRDCLRDRTPEPVEVDLRVSGFRLTGRIDNIYGGRLVEYRYARVRPKDRLKIWVYHLVLNSAGAAGCPRTSILVGLDRQRGKDPVWAAWEYSPVENSREILGKLLGRYWEGLTRPLCFFPESSWLYADGVKRRGRSQAESLQKARRQWTGSDWVRGEKEDPYYRLCFSGVDPLEAAFCEIALEVFEPLLEHEADRRDGRI, encoded by the coding sequence ATGGCTTTCCTGAGACTCTATACCGGCAACCGCCTGGAGATCCTCGTTGAAGCGCTGGCAGATGTACTCAGGAAACCTCTGAGCTCGCCCCTGGCCAAGGAGATCATCGTGGTCCAGAGCAAGGGCATGGAGCGCTGGGTCTCCATGGAACTTGCCAGGCGCCACGGGGTCTGTGCCAACTGTAGTTTCCCCTTCCCGAACCGCTTTGTCTATGACATCTCCCGGAGAGTGGTCCCGTCTCTACCCGAGCGTTCGCCCTTTGACCCGCGGGTGATGAGATGGAAGATCATGAAGCTGCTACCCTCCTGCATCACCAGGGACGGCTTTGAGAGTCTCAGGAGCTATCTGGAAGGGGGCCGGGAAGACCTCAAGCGCTTCCAGCTTTCGGTGCAGATCGCCGACATGTTTGACCAGTACCTGCTCTTCCGGCCGGAGATGATTCTCGGGTGGGAAAAGGGCAGAGAGGACCACTGGCAGGCGGTGCTCTGGAGAGAACTGGCCAAAGGCGAGGAGGACAGACACCGGGCGGCCATCGGGGAAGCCCTTTTCTCTGCCCTTGAGAGGCCTTCCCTTGAGATAGAGGGCCTGCCGGAGAGGGTTTCCGTGTTTGGGATCTCAGCCCTCCCGCGGTTTCACATGCAGGTCTTTGCCGCGATATCGAGGTTCAGCGAAGTGAACCTCTTTCTCATGAACCCCTGCGGCGAGTACTGGGGCGACATCCTCTCCGACCGGGAGATGAGAAAAAACACGGGCAGACAGGCCGGTCGGGGTCTTTCTCGAGATGACCTCCATCTGGAAAGGGGAAACGGCCTGCTTGCCTCAATGGGCAGGCAGGGGAGGGATTTCTTTGATCTGGTGACCGGGTTTGACTGTGACGAGATTCGGGCGTTCGTGGATCCGGGCGAGGGGGATCTACTTTCCTGCATCCAGTCCGACATTCTCAACCTCAGAGACCGAAACGGAGCAAGAGAGGGCAAGAAACGGATTGCAGAGAGCGACAGGTCGATCCAGATCCACTCGTGCCACAGTCCCATGCGGGAGATCGAGGTCCTCCACGACAGCCTTCTCGATCTGTTTGAGAAAGATCCGACCCTGATGCCGAGAGACATTCTGGTCATGACACCGGATATTGAATCATATGCGCCTTATATTCAGGCCGTCTTCGATCGCCGGAGAGACGATCCGAGATGGATTCCCTTCAGCATTGCTGACCGGAGTATCAGGAAGGAGAGCGGTATTGTTGAGACCTTCCTGGCGATTCTTGAGCTCTGGGGTGGGCGGTTCGGAGTCTCACAGGTCCTGGCCCTGCTGGAGACGCAGGCAGTGCAGCGGAGGTTCGGTCTGTCAGAGCGTGATCTCGACCTGATTCTGAGATGGGTGGACGAGACACGGATCAGGTGGGGAATCGACGGAAAGAGCCGGAGCGAGCTGGGGCTGCCGGAATTTCAGGAAAACACCTGGAGGGCCGGCCTGGACAGGCTCCTTCTCGGCTATGCAATGCCCGGGGGGGAGGAGAAGATGTTCCGCGGCGTCCTCCCCTATGACCACGTAGAGGGGAGCGAGACCTCGGTGCTCGGGGCGTTTGTCCATTTCGCGGAGGAGCTTTTTTCTCACACCAGGTCTCTTGGTAGGCCGCAGACCCTGGATGAATGGGCGGTCACCCTGAGGGAGGTTCTTGATGCCTTCTTCCAACCCGATGACGAGGCAGAGAGGGAAGTGCAGGCAATACGGGCGGCCCTGGCCGAACTCTCGGCCATGGGCGGGGTGTTCGACCAAGAGATCGGAATCAATGTCATCAAGTGGCATCTGGAGACCCAGTTGCAGGGTGAGGGCTTCGGCTTTGGATTCATCACCGGGAGAACGACTTTCTGCGCCATGCTCCCCATGCGAAGCATCCCCTTCAGGGTGATCTGCCTTGTGGGCATGAATGGGGACGCCTATCCCAGGCAGTCAAGGCCGCTCGGTTTCGACCTGATGGCAAAGGACCCGCGGCCCGGTGACCGGTCCCTCCGGGATGAGGACCGGTATCTGTTTCTCGAGGCGATTCTCTCGGCTAGAGAGAGGCTCTACATCAGTTATGTGGGGCAGAGCATCCAGGACAACAGCCTCAGGCCGCCTTCGGTGCTTGTGAGTGAACTGGTGGACTACGTGGAACAGGGTTTTGAGATCCCGGGGAAGACAATGGTGGACCATCTCGTTACAAAGCACAGGCTTCAGGCTTTCAGCCCAGAGTATTTCAAGAAGGACGGCAGGCTCTTCAGCTACTCAAAGGAAAGCCTCCAGGCAGCCAGGGCCTTGCAGGAGGCCGGGGAGGCTGTTCCCTTTATTTCCAAAGGGCTTGCCGAGCCCGAAGAGGAATGGAAGACCCTTGAGGTGGGTGATCTTTGCGGCTTTCTCGCAAACCCGGCAAGGTTCCTGCTCAACAGGCGGTTGGGGGTCTATCTTGAGCAGGAAGCGCAGGTTCTCGCTGAGAGAGAATCCTTCGAGCTGAAGGGTCTGGAAAGGTATCTCTTGGAGCAGGATCTGGTGGAAAGGGGATTTGCGGGGCGAGACCTCGGGGACTTTCTGCAGCCGGTCAAGGCCTCGGGTCGCCTTCCCCATGGGACTGCGGGGGAGTGCCTGTACGAACGGCTCAGTCAGGGCGTTCAGGCTTTTGTCGAGAAGACCCGGGACTGCCTGCGAGATAGGACCCCCGAGCCTGTCGAGGTCGACCTGAGAGTTTCGGGCTTCAGGCTGACTGGGAGAATCGACAATATCTATGGAGGGAGGCTGGTGGAGTACCGCTATGCCCGGGTGAGGCCCAAGGACCGGTTGAAGATATGGGTCTATCACCTGGTTCTCAACAGCGCCGGGGCCGCCGGCTGTCCCCGGACCAGCATCCTGGTGGGGCTGGACAGACAGAGGGGTAAGGATCCGGTGTGGGCTGCCTGGGAATACAGCCCTGTTGAGAACAGCCGGGAAATTCTTGGAAAGCTCCTTGGGAGGTATTGGGAGGGATTGACGAGGCCGCTCTGTTTCTTCCCGGAGTCTTCGTGGCTGTATGCAGATGGGGTCAAGAGGAGGGGCAGATCCCAGGCCGAATCGCTCCAGAAAGCCCGCCGGCAGTGGACTGGGAGCGATTGGGTACGGGGTGAAAAGGAAGATCCGTACTATCGGCTCTGTTTTTCCGGTGTTGATCCACTGGAGGCTGCATTCTGCGAGATCGCCCTGGAGGTGTTCGAACCCCTCCTGGAACACGAGGCAGATAGAAGAGATGGCAGGATTTGA
- a CDS encoding cupin domain-containing protein, with translation MEKELFAYAKDMKYVVHKTNGRHSTLIVTPQDMGAKNFIVGCHTMDPGGGAPEHTHENEQEAMFFYEGTGVATIDGVDYEILPDSVMLAPPGTRHSIRNTGKGPLKFVFVYCPPLPEHVSREEYFKRAKDRIQEA, from the coding sequence ATGGAGAAAGAACTGTTTGCGTATGCAAAAGACATGAAGTATGTTGTTCATAAGACCAATGGCCGCCATTCCACTCTGATTGTCACCCCACAAGACATGGGAGCGAAGAACTTCATTGTGGGTTGCCATACCATGGATCCGGGCGGTGGAGCGCCCGAGCATACCCATGAAAATGAACAGGAGGCGATGTTCTTCTACGAAGGGACCGGCGTTGCCACCATAGACGGTGTGGACTACGAGATCCTCCCCGATTCGGTCATGTTGGCTCCACCCGGGACAAGACACAGTATTCGCAATACGGGTAAGGGACCTCTCAAGTTCGTGTTCGTCTATTGCCCGCCCCTGCCGGAGCATGTGAGCCGGGAAGAATACTTCAAACGGGCCAAAGACAGGATTCAAGAAGCCTAG
- a CDS encoding TIM barrel protein, which yields MKLGLSSYAYRWSIGVGSSLPSSPMDVHQFVDRAIDLNVSGVQICDNLRYQNLSPVEIREIRRKIETRGMFIETGARGSKPQYLRKMLNLSNQLGSKILRVVAEIDRKGGKEYVAKQIDTLVREIGEVLNLAEDLDIRLALENHATLSSEEILAIVRSIGSGFLKVCLDTMNSVALMEHPLQTARALAPHAVTVHLKDFKIEKQPGYYRIVGVPLGEGLVDFPQIMRILKESGLDPSVHIELYVDRKENERATRHWEEECVAKSLRYARANLL from the coding sequence ATGAAATTGGGGTTGAGTAGTTACGCATACCGTTGGAGCATCGGCGTAGGGAGTTCTCTTCCCTCGAGTCCCATGGACGTTCATCAATTTGTCGATCGTGCGATCGATCTTAACGTAAGCGGGGTCCAGATCTGCGACAATTTGAGGTATCAAAACCTCTCTCCGGTTGAGATCCGAGAGATCAGAAGAAAAATCGAAACCAGGGGGATGTTCATCGAAACAGGGGCCAGGGGTTCCAAGCCCCAGTATCTGAGGAAGATGCTCAACCTGTCGAACCAGCTCGGATCCAAGATACTGAGGGTTGTTGCGGAGATCGATCGTAAGGGCGGCAAAGAATACGTGGCAAAGCAGATCGACACCCTTGTCCGAGAAATCGGAGAAGTACTGAACCTGGCCGAGGATCTCGACATCAGGTTAGCATTAGAAAACCATGCAACCCTATCATCCGAAGAGATCCTCGCCATCGTACGATCCATCGGCAGCGGTTTCCTAAAGGTCTGCCTGGACACCATGAACTCCGTTGCATTGATGGAGCATCCCCTCCAGACTGCTCGAGCGCTTGCTCCTCACGCCGTCACCGTACACCTAAAGGACTTCAAGATCGAGAAGCAACCGGGGTACTACAGGATCGTGGGTGTTCCCCTGGGTGAAGGGCTTGTCGACTTTCCACAGATCATGAGGATCCTCAAGGAGAGCGGGTTGGATCCGAGTGTTCACATAGAACTCTACGTGGACAGGAAAGAAAACGAGAGGGCTACCAGACACTGGGAAGAGGAGTGTGTCGCCAAGAGCCTTCGATATGCAAGAGCCAATCTCCTGTGA
- a CDS encoding extracellular solute-binding protein, with product MDKKALIDPGMLWPGPDGRMHATAFPLTETLGIFFYRKDLISRDEYPRTWGELVETSKRLQKEGKIEWGLVGGMKYPNTYNTILWSLWSNGCDIFYPFNERNNDVLAKNGWRTMLPEPCFRETIEFWWDNIHVHKICPPGQVGYTATEADGIFMAGKALVEENDTTLYGKYNDPKKSKIAGKVAMGPFIMGPSSPHKSIAWRAAWFWAIPKACSPAQKKLAKQLLTWMGETEEVQRDLWTSVGGIPPVLKVQEKLAKEDPLFRDLRSSVINVDYVMTPCYFFKQWPRVNATLSDVVTKALVGKRSDIGKVLNDGAKKITSIMTE from the coding sequence ATGGACAAGAAAGCGCTCATCGATCCGGGCATGCTCTGGCCAGGGCCGGACGGAAGGATGCACGCAACGGCATTCCCCCTGACGGAAACCCTCGGCATCTTCTTCTACCGTAAGGATCTGATATCGCGCGATGAATACCCGAGGACCTGGGGCGAACTCGTGGAAACTTCCAAGAGATTGCAGAAAGAAGGCAAGATCGAATGGGGCCTTGTTGGTGGTATGAAGTACCCAAATACCTACAATACGATCCTCTGGTCCCTCTGGAGCAATGGCTGCGACATATTCTACCCGTTCAACGAGCGAAACAACGACGTTCTGGCAAAGAACGGCTGGAGAACCATGCTCCCCGAGCCGTGCTTTCGTGAAACCATCGAGTTTTGGTGGGACAATATCCATGTTCACAAGATCTGCCCGCCGGGGCAAGTTGGATACACGGCGACAGAGGCTGACGGCATCTTCATGGCAGGCAAAGCCCTGGTGGAAGAGAACGATACGACACTTTACGGCAAGTACAACGACCCCAAGAAGTCGAAAATCGCCGGGAAAGTGGCAATGGGACCCTTTATCATGGGTCCCAGCTCTCCGCATAAGTCGATAGCCTGGAGGGCTGCATGGTTCTGGGCAATCCCAAAAGCATGTTCTCCTGCACAGAAGAAACTCGCCAAACAGTTGCTCACATGGATGGGTGAAACAGAAGAAGTCCAAAGAGACCTGTGGACATCGGTTGGCGGCATTCCTCCGGTTCTCAAAGTGCAAGAGAAACTTGCAAAAGAGGACCCACTATTCAGGGACCTGAGGTCTTCCGTAATCAACGTGGACTACGTCATGACTCCATGTTACTTCTTCAAGCAGTGGCCAAGGGTCAATGCAACTCTCTCAGACGTTGTGACCAAGGCTCTGGTTGGGAAAAGAAGCGACATCGGCAAGGTCTTGAATGACGGAGCAAAGAAGATTACCTCGATCATGACTGAGTAG
- a CDS encoding LacI family DNA-binding transcriptional regulator, whose translation MSVTIKDIAHYAGVSVGTVSKVLNSPENVGEDLRFRVQAVIEKLNYRPSALARGMKIRRTLTIGLIIPRIINTFYVQVIELIEKEVHNWNYTLILGNTEDDLERELNCLRTFANMRVDGLILASVGRMQEPKIRGEIETYHALNIPVVLIARRLPNTDLDTVQLENRAGAYQATRHLIESGHRAIGMISSSIQTSAGPERIEGYLQALEEFKIPYDRELVHMGELNLDSGYNITNRLLNLASPPSAIFVGSNFQLLGTLRALKEKNIRIPEEVSLICFDDTEWSSFVDPPLTAIRPDTESFCKTAAGLLFDRIHGGYAGPGRLRTIPTELVVRKSVKRLHSQSD comes from the coding sequence ATGTCGGTGACCATCAAGGATATAGCGCACTACGCCGGTGTCTCAGTCGGTACGGTTTCCAAGGTGCTGAACAGCCCCGAGAATGTTGGGGAAGACCTTCGTTTCAGAGTCCAGGCGGTTATCGAAAAACTCAACTACCGGCCGAGTGCCCTGGCAAGAGGAATGAAAATCAGGAGAACGCTGACCATCGGCCTGATTATCCCCAGGATCATAAATACCTTCTATGTCCAGGTCATAGAATTGATAGAGAAAGAGGTCCACAATTGGAACTATACGCTCATTCTCGGCAACACGGAAGACGATCTCGAAAGAGAGCTGAACTGTCTGAGGACCTTTGCCAATATGCGGGTTGACGGGCTCATCCTGGCTTCTGTCGGCAGGATGCAGGAGCCAAAGATCAGGGGGGAAATTGAAACCTATCACGCCCTGAACATACCGGTCGTTCTGATCGCCAGGAGGCTTCCGAATACCGATCTCGATACGGTCCAGCTTGAAAACAGAGCCGGAGCCTATCAGGCTACCCGACACCTGATAGAGAGTGGCCACAGGGCAATAGGGATGATCTCCAGTTCCATACAGACCTCAGCAGGTCCCGAGCGAATCGAAGGATACTTGCAAGCCTTGGAGGAATTCAAGATTCCCTACGACCGTGAGCTGGTCCACATGGGCGAGCTCAATCTCGACAGCGGCTACAACATAACGAACAGGCTGCTGAACCTGGCCAGTCCACCGTCAGCCATCTTCGTGGGCAGCAACTTCCAGTTGCTAGGGACCCTGAGGGCCCTCAAGGAGAAGAATATCCGCATACCGGAGGAGGTTTCCTTGATTTGTTTTGACGATACGGAATGGAGTTCATTCGTCGATCCCCCCTTAACCGCCATAAGACCCGACACTGAGAGCTTTTGCAAGACCGCCGCCGGTCTGCTTTTTGATCGAATTCATGGAGGCTACGCAGGGCCCGGGCGTCTTCGAACCATACCCACAGAGCTTGTTGTTCGGAAATCCGTGAAACGCCTGCATTCACAATCCGACTGA
- a CDS encoding beta-lactamase family protein has product MKTFIFENAEPESLGISPAGLGDLIAYSDSLSHENGLLLLSHDRVLLERYSASSETTKWNTYSTTKSFGAALLVLALDSGAIRLADNVCGRTDMTVHHLASMTAGFPKPSDITCDAELLFQPGADFAYSDGGTNILRDVIIDAFGVEDIGVLLRDRILAPIEADDWLWDGRFSAGLHMTVRDMARYGRLWLRKGDWDGERLFSEANANLATRASNPDLMKAYGYLWWVNSHGQPEPYDRYGFKINPIFTPRVPADAFMAIGASRTFILVVPSLELVAVRGGTGFVSIQSGDTRLSDESRGFVDSVLAALVT; this is encoded by the coding sequence ATGAAAACCTTCATCTTTGAGAACGCTGAACCCGAGAGCCTCGGGATCTCCCCGGCGGGTCTCGGAGATCTTATCGCGTATTCGGACTCTCTTTCCCATGAGAACGGCCTCCTCCTACTGAGTCACGACCGGGTCCTGCTCGAACGCTATTCAGCATCATCTGAAACCACGAAATGGAATACATACTCTACGACCAAGTCCTTCGGTGCGGCTCTTCTTGTGCTCGCCTTGGACAGCGGTGCGATAAGACTTGCCGACAATGTCTGCGGCAGGACGGATATGACCGTCCACCATCTGGCTTCCATGACCGCAGGCTTCCCTAAGCCAAGCGATATCACCTGCGATGCAGAACTCCTTTTCCAGCCCGGAGCCGACTTCGCATACAGCGATGGCGGGACGAACATCTTGCGGGATGTTATCATCGACGCATTCGGAGTGGAGGATATCGGGGTTCTGCTGAGAGATCGTATTCTGGCACCCATCGAAGCCGATGATTGGCTTTGGGATGGGAGATTCAGCGCCGGGCTCCACATGACGGTCCGGGACATGGCTCGCTACGGCCGTCTTTGGCTCCGTAAGGGGGACTGGGACGGTGAAAGGCTATTCTCTGAGGCCAATGCCAATCTGGCTACCCGCGCTTCCAATCCCGATCTGATGAAAGCCTACGGCTATCTCTGGTGGGTAAACTCCCACGGCCAGCCCGAACCTTATGACCGTTACGGTTTCAAAATCAACCCGATTTTCACACCCCGTGTCCCGGCCGATGCCTTCATGGCAATCGGTGCCTCTAGAACATTTATCCTCGTCGTCCCAAGCCTTGAACTCGTGGCTGTTCGCGGCGGTACGGGATTCGTGAGCATCCAGAGCGGTGATACGCGCCTCAGTGATGAAAGCCGGGGATTCGTAGACTCCGTGCTGGCCGCTCTGGTCACATGA
- a CDS encoding cytochrome c3 family protein: MNGRSLGAIICVLFVVGIVFMIAEIPKAGPSGTTSGLFEPVAAVPQRAAPVAVAVKAPEKEEAEVPKGETQPPAEKEKPSEEKPKPAIKEPESEEPPETVEFTPSYGRVIFTHTMHFEDYGLDCGDCHHEDLEGGMTKCINCHEPPKKALHKNCLGCHKKLKAQGKDTGPVKCRECHIKKAS; the protein is encoded by the coding sequence ATGAACGGGCGGAGTCTCGGAGCTATCATCTGTGTTCTTTTTGTCGTTGGAATCGTCTTCATGATAGCGGAAATCCCCAAGGCGGGACCCTCAGGAACCACCTCGGGCCTCTTTGAACCGGTGGCTGCTGTCCCGCAAAGGGCGGCGCCCGTCGCCGTTGCTGTAAAGGCCCCTGAAAAGGAAGAGGCCGAGGTACCCAAAGGAGAGACCCAGCCCCCCGCCGAAAAAGAAAAACCATCAGAGGAGAAACCAAAACCGGCAATCAAGGAGCCCGAATCGGAAGAACCACCGGAAACGGTCGAGTTTACACCCAGCTACGGCCGGGTGATCTTCACCCATACGATGCATTTCGAGGACTACGGACTCGACTGTGGCGACTGCCATCACGAAGACCTGGAAGGCGGGATGACCAAGTGTATCAACTGCCATGAGCCTCCCAAGAAAGCCCTCCACAAGAACTGCTTGGGATGCCATAAGAAACTCAAGGCCCAAGGCAAAGACACAGGACCGGTCAAGTGCAGGGAGTGCCACATCAAAAAGGCCTCGTGA
- a CDS encoding sugar ABC transporter permease: protein MAQPAISTKVPSHAAARRRFMFFLIAPAVFVLLAFEILPIFMGIDASLRRFILTDLQHPFIGLKNYIKVITDAQFYGVVLFNTFLFMFASVSGGLLLGLGLAVLLNRKFRGQNVVRTVIVFPMMVAPVVAATMVAWIFNDQFGIVNVIMRALGFEPVVWLVNRWSSMSIVILTDIWLWTPWYVLLILAALQNIPPEPHEAARIDGANEWQVFRSVTLPLLRPVLLVAIVIRSIDAFRVFDVVWTITRGEPGRMTEVFSIYSYKESFVFLDFGVGAASSIIGALIIMVIGVVLYFGLYYLSEL from the coding sequence ATGGCTCAGCCTGCAATCTCAACGAAAGTGCCTTCACACGCCGCCGCACGGCGGCGGTTCATGTTCTTTTTGATAGCACCGGCAGTCTTTGTTCTGCTTGCCTTTGAAATTCTCCCCATTTTCATGGGAATCGATGCCAGCCTCCGCCGGTTTATCCTGACCGATCTGCAACATCCATTTATCGGACTCAAGAACTACATCAAAGTCATTACCGATGCGCAGTTCTACGGTGTGGTCCTGTTCAACACCTTTCTCTTCATGTTTGCCTCCGTGTCAGGAGGGCTTCTCCTCGGCCTGGGGTTGGCTGTGCTCTTGAACCGAAAATTCCGAGGGCAGAATGTCGTCCGTACGGTGATCGTCTTCCCGATGATGGTGGCACCGGTGGTAGCCGCGACCATGGTCGCCTGGATCTTCAACGACCAGTTCGGAATCGTCAACGTGATTATGAGGGCGCTGGGGTTTGAACCGGTGGTCTGGCTCGTTAATCGATGGTCCAGTATGTCCATCGTCATCCTCACCGATATCTGGCTCTGGACCCCATGGTACGTCCTGCTGATACTTGCCGCCCTTCAGAACATTCCTCCGGAACCCCATGAAGCGGCAAGAATAGACGGAGCCAACGAATGGCAGGTTTTCAGGAGTGTTACGCTTCCGCTTTTGCGCCCAGTGCTCCTCGTTGCCATTGTTATTCGTTCCATCGACGCCTTCCGTGTCTTCGATGTTGTCTGGACCATTACAAGGGGGGAACCGGGGCGAATGACAGAGGTCTTTAGCATCTATTCTTACAAGGAATCATTCGTGTTTTTGGATTTCGGAGTTGGAGCGGCTTCTTCGATCATCGGAGCACTTATCATCATGGTTATAGGTGTAGTTCTCTATTTCGGACTCTACTACCTTTCAGAATTGTAG